The Thermosinus carboxydivorans Nor1 DNA segment ACCTACCGGGAACTGGTGCGGGAGTTTCTCAGCGAGGCCGTCGGCCGGATGTATGCCCTCCAGTCGCAGCTTGGCTGGGACCGCCAAGGGCGGCAAAAAATGTATACCACCATCCAGCAGATTGACGAACACCTTGCCGCCTTGGCCGAAGACGTGCGGTGCGGTCAAGAGCGCCAGCTGTCCATCATGGGCCGTTTGGACGCCATCCGGGGGCTGCTGGTCGATTTGTATATGTAGGGTAAGTGGAAAGTAATAAGTGGAAAGTGGAGGAAAAACCGCGGAGACAATTTTTCATGTCCAACTCTGAAAACGGGTAAAATCACACGGTGAATATTGGAACCGCAGAGGACGCGGAGAGATATTTTTTAAACTTTAGCGCGATGAATATCGCGTCTGCCCTGAAAAGCGTAAAACCGCAAAGTGCGCAAAGAACGCAAAGGGCTACGCGCGCGACAGTTGTCGCGCGAGATTAGTTCAAAAACTTACTTTTCATGCTTTGTGATGCCAATTTATTGGCATGATTATCTCTGTGTACTCCGTGGTTGAATAACAGTTTTCATGCCTTTGTGGTGCTAATTTGTTGGCATGGATATCTCTGTGGTTAAAAACTCACTGTGGATAGAAACTCTGCGGTTAGAAATTTAACTATGTTTTGGGACGAGATTGTCGGTCATGATGAAACGATAAAGATGCTGCAGGGTATGCTGCGCCGCGGGCGGCTGCCGCATGCCCTGCTGTTTGCCGGGCCGGAGGGCGTGGGCAAGACGCTGGTGGCCAAAGCGTTTGCGGCGGCCTTGTTATGTCAGGAAGCCGCCGCGCCGTGCGGGCGGTGTCTGATTTGTCGACAGGCAGCGGAATTTGCCCACCCGGCGCTGCAGGTGATAGTTCCCGCCGGCAATACGATAAAAATTGACCAGATCCGCCAGCTCCAGCATGAAGCGGCGCTGGCCGGGGGCGACGAATGGCGGCTGTGCATCATAGAGCAGGTTGAGCGCATGACTGCCCAGGCGGCTAACAGTCTGCTTAAGCTGCTCGAGGAGCCGCCGCCGCGCCTTATTTTTATCCTGTTGACCGCGTTGCCCCACGCTGTGCTCAGCACCATCCGCTCGCGCTGCCAAGTTCTTCGCTTTGCGCCGCTGCCGCCAGAGGTCCTGGCGGCAGCGCTGAGCCGGCGGGGCTATGGCGAAGAAGCGGCCCGCGTTGCTGCCCGGCTGAGCGGCGGCCGGATGGGGACGGCGCTGGCGCTGCTCACCCCCGGCGGAATGGCCCTGCGCGACCAGGCGGCAGCCATTCTTGCTAACCTGCCGGCGGCAAATATGGAGACAGTATGGTCGCTGGTGGCAATGCTGGACAAGCTGGCGCCGGCCGATTTTACCGCCTTCTTGCACTATCTGACTTGTTTGTTGCGTGACCTTTTACTGCTGGCCGACGGTCACCGGCCAGACCTCTTATTTAATCTCGATCTGACGCATGAGCTTGCCGGACTGGTCCAAGCGTGGACACCGTCGGCGCTCTTTGCGGCGCTGGCCGCCGTCCGGGATGCGGGACGGGCAGTGCAGGGTAATGCCAGTATTCGCCTGACCTGCGAGGCGTTATTTATTCACCTTGTTGATTTGGCAAAGGAGGGTAGCGATGCTATACACAGTAGTCGGCGTGCGCTTTAAAAAAGCTGGCAAGATTTACTACTTCGACCCCGGGGGACTAGAGCTGGCTAAGGGTGATCATGTTATTGTCGAAACGGCCCGGGGACTGGAATACGGCGAAGTGGTTATCGGACCGCGGCAGGTGCCGGAGGAAAAGCTTGTTCTCCCGCTTAAACCCGTGCAGCGCAAAGCCACGGAGCAGGATGCTGAAAAGGTAAAAGAAAACCGGCTTAAAGAAAAAGAAGCGTTTAAAATATGCGAACAGAAAATCCAGGCCCATGGCCTGCCCATGAACCTGGTCGACGTGGAATTCACCTTTGATGTTAATAAAATCATTTTCTATTTTACCGCCGACGGCCGGATTGACTTTCGCGAACTCGTAAAAGATTTGGCGGCTGTTTTCCGTACGCGCATCGAACTGCGGCAAATCGGGGTGCGTGACGAAGCCAAAATGTGCGGCGGCATCGGCTGCTGCGGCCGACCGCTCTGCTGTGCTACCTTCCTGGGCGATTTTGAGCCGGTGTCAATCCGCATGGCCAAAGACCAGAACCTGTCGCTCAACCCCACGAAAATATCTGGGATCTGCGGCCGGTTAATGTGCTGCCTGAAATTTGAAAACGACTGCTATGAAAACGGCAAACGGACGGCGGCGCCCACCGTCGGACGGGAAGTGGTGACGGTGGAGGGTGAAGGCAAAGTTGTCGCCGTCAACACCGGCAAGAAGACGGCGACCGTGCTGCTGCAGGAAGGCAGTGGCCGCACTCTGGAAATCCCATGGGAAGAACTGGTGGAAAAAGAATAGATGAATAAGGTGCCGCTTTATCCGGGCGAACGGGTCGACGACCTAATTATTAATAATCTGCGGGTTATCCAGCACCCCGATGCGTTTTGCTTCTCTTTAGACGCTATTGTCCTCGCTCATTTCGCAACCGTCCGGACCGGTGCGACGGCCGTCGACCTGGGGACAGGCACAGGGGTCATCGGCCTTTTACTGGTGGCCCGGGGCGCCGGCCGGGTGGTCGGCGTGGAAATTGACGCCGTAGCTGCTGAACGGGCGCAGCGCAGCGTGCAGCTTAACGGACTGACCAAGCAGATGGCGGTAGTTGCCGCTGATCTGCGCCGCCTTAAAGGTGTGCTACCGGCTGGGGCCTGGGACTTGGTCGTGGCCAACCCCCCTTACCGGCCGGTGGGCGATGGCCGGATTAGTCCGCGCACGACAGTGGCTGCCGCCCGGCATGAGCTAACGGCCAGCCTTGCGGACGTGGTTGCCGCCGCCCGGTATCTTGTCAAATACCGGGGGCGCTTTGCCATGGTTCATCTTCCCGAGCGCTTAACCGAAATAATAAATGCCTTAAGCGGCGCCGGTCTGGAGCCTAAGCGCGTGCGGTTTGTGCATCCTTCCGTGGACAAAAGCCCGGCCCTGGTGCTTGTCGAGGCGGTACGGGGCGCCCGGCCAGGGCTGGAAGTGATGCCGCCTTTGATCGTGTACGGACCGGACGGCCGCTACAGCCCGCAAATTCTGGAGTACTACGTTAGGTCAGGCGGTGAGACTCTTGACTAAGACAGGCACGCTGTATCTTTGCGCAACACCGATCGGCAATCTGGAGGACATTACCTACCGTGTGGTGCGGCTGCTGCGCGAAGTATCGCTCATTGCTGCCGAGGATACCCGCCATACGCGCAAACTGCTGGCTCATTTTGATATTCATACGCCGCTTACCGCTTACCATGAACATAACAAGCAGGCCAAGGGGCCGGAACTTGTCGAGCGACTCCTGGCCGGCGAGGACATCGCCTTGGTCAGCGACGCCGGTATGCCCGGAATATCTGACCCCGGGGCCGACCTGGTGCGGCTGGCGCTAGCAGCCGGCGCTGCCGTCGTGCCCGTGCCAGGGCCCAATGCCGCACTAACAGCCTTGGTCGCTTCTGGGCTGGATACAACGACTTTTACTTTTATTGGGTTTCTCCCCAAAACGAAAAAAAAGCGGCACGAATGGCTGGCCGCATTGGCGCCGTTGCCGCACACCTTGATATTCTATGAAGCTCCCCACCGCCTAATCGCTACGCTGACTGAGCTGAGGGAATTTTTGGGCGACCGGCCGGCCGTGGCGGGGCGGGAACTGACCAAGAAGTTCGAAGAATTCGTCCGTGGCACGCTGGCGAGCCTCCTTGAGCATTACCAAAGCCATGAACCACGCGGCGAATTTACCATCATTGTTGCCGGCGCCGGAAAGGCGCCTGCCGAGCCGCAGCCCGCGCTGGCAGAAGCGCCGCTGGCTGACGCCGTGGCCGCCCTGGTCGCGGCCGGCAGGCCCAAAAAGGAGGCCATTCGCACCGTCGCGGCCGAACGCGGGCTGTCCCGGCGCGAGGTATACCAGGCGGTAGTGGCGAGTGAAGGAAAATAAAAAAAGCGCAAGCGCGCTTTTAGTTTAAGTTAGAAGCATGAATTTTTTAACCACGGAGAACACAGAGGTGCAATATTCATCTTTTTCTCCGTGTCCTCTGTGGTTCTGCTTATAAACACTTAAATCGCCTTTTGGACCATTGCTTCCAGGCACTCGCGGCACACGTTCTTGCCCTTGAAATTGGTTACTTCGTCAGCATTGCCGCAGAATACGCAGGCTGGTTCATATTTCCGCAGGATAATGCGGTCATTGTCAACATAGATTTCGAGGGCGTCTTTTTCTTCTATGTCCAGTGTGCGGCGCAGCTCGATGGGGATAACCACTCTGCCTAGTTCATCTACTCTCCGAACGATTCCTGTCGATTTCATTACATCTATCTCCTTTCATTTCAACAATATTCGACAAAACTTGTCTGACTAAATAATACCAAATATTACAAGGCTTGTCAACCTAATTTTTTCCAGTTATCATTGTTTTTTCCAAAATAGGTGACATATTACTGTAGGCAACACATGTATTTAGTAAGGAAACAAGCAACGTAAAGACAGGTGACAAGTCTGTTGCTGCCGGGCTGTGTCCGCGCCGCTTTCCATTTTCCGTTTTCCATGGTAGATATAAGATATAAGAAAAGGTTTTTGACAAGGAGGAGGCCTACCATGTCCCGTAAGTCTTTCTACATCACTACCCCGATTTACTACCCCAGTGACCGGCTGCATATCGGTCACGCCTACTGTACCACGATTGCCGACGCCATCGCCCGCTACAAGCGGCTCGCCGGCTATGACGTGTTCTTCCTGACCGGGTCGGACGAACACGGCCAGAAGATTGAGCGCAAAGCCAAGGAGCATGGCGTCACGCCTATCGAATATGTGGACAAAATCGTCGCGTCGTTTAAACATCTTTGGGAGAAACTCAATATTTCCAACGACGACTTTATCCGCACTACCGAGACGCGG contains these protein-coding regions:
- a CDS encoding AbrB/MazE/SpoVT family DNA-binding domain-containing protein; this translates as MKSTGIVRRVDELGRVVIPIELRRTLDIEEKDALEIYVDNDRIILRKYEPACVFCGNADEVTNFKGKNVCRECLEAMVQKAI
- a CDS encoding YaaR family protein codes for the protein MKINKMGAASSPLKPEREGGVKPEKSGGAFALNLAKSQDQYSQQRLNELLDAISEQGKRLSAMPTYAELKTYRELVREFLSEAVGRMYALQSQLGWDRQGRQKMYTTIQQIDEHLAALAEDVRCGQERQLSIMGRLDAIRGLLVDLYM
- the holB gene encoding DNA polymerase III subunit delta', yielding MFWDEIVGHDETIKMLQGMLRRGRLPHALLFAGPEGVGKTLVAKAFAAALLCQEAAAPCGRCLICRQAAEFAHPALQVIVPAGNTIKIDQIRQLQHEAALAGGDEWRLCIIEQVERMTAQAANSLLKLLEEPPPRLIFILLTALPHAVLSTIRSRCQVLRFAPLPPEVLAAALSRRGYGEEAARVAARLSGGRMGTALALLTPGGMALRDQAAAILANLPAANMETVWSLVAMLDKLAPADFTAFLHYLTCLLRDLLLLADGHRPDLLFNLDLTHELAGLVQAWTPSALFAALAAVRDAGRAVQGNASIRLTCEALFIHLVDLAKEGSDAIHSSRRAL
- a CDS encoding PSP1 domain-containing protein, with amino-acid sequence MLYTVVGVRFKKAGKIYYFDPGGLELAKGDHVIVETARGLEYGEVVIGPRQVPEEKLVLPLKPVQRKATEQDAEKVKENRLKEKEAFKICEQKIQAHGLPMNLVDVEFTFDVNKIIFYFTADGRIDFRELVKDLAAVFRTRIELRQIGVRDEAKMCGGIGCCGRPLCCATFLGDFEPVSIRMAKDQNLSLNPTKISGICGRLMCCLKFENDCYENGKRTAAPTVGREVVTVEGEGKVVAVNTGKKTATVLLQEGSGRTLEIPWEELVEKE
- a CDS encoding tRNA1(Val) (adenine(37)-N6)-methyltransferase; this translates as MNKVPLYPGERVDDLIINNLRVIQHPDAFCFSLDAIVLAHFATVRTGATAVDLGTGTGVIGLLLVARGAGRVVGVEIDAVAAERAQRSVQLNGLTKQMAVVAADLRRLKGVLPAGAWDLVVANPPYRPVGDGRISPRTTVAAARHELTASLADVVAAARYLVKYRGRFAMVHLPERLTEIINALSGAGLEPKRVRFVHPSVDKSPALVLVEAVRGARPGLEVMPPLIVYGPDGRYSPQILEYYVRSGGETLD
- the rsmI gene encoding 16S rRNA (cytidine(1402)-2'-O)-methyltransferase, which encodes MTKTGTLYLCATPIGNLEDITYRVVRLLREVSLIAAEDTRHTRKLLAHFDIHTPLTAYHEHNKQAKGPELVERLLAGEDIALVSDAGMPGISDPGADLVRLALAAGAAVVPVPGPNAALTALVASGLDTTTFTFIGFLPKTKKKRHEWLAALAPLPHTLIFYEAPHRLIATLTELREFLGDRPAVAGRELTKKFEEFVRGTLASLLEHYQSHEPRGEFTIIVAGAGKAPAEPQPALAEAPLADAVAALVAAGRPKKEAIRTVAAERGLSRREVYQAVVASEGK